The window TAATGTTGCGGTACGGCCACGCTCCTCCCTCTAACAGGAGAAAGATCCTATGTGCATCTTATTTATCGCTATTAACCAACATCCGGATCATCCATTAATTGTTTGTGCCAATCGCGATGAATTTTATCAACGCCCGACTCAGGCAATGCACAGCTGGCCGACAACGAACGACTGGCAGCTAACCGCCGGCAAAGATCTAAAAGCCGGTGGCACCTGGCTTGGTATTGCCCGCAGCGATAATAAGATTAATCATGGAATACACTTTAGTGCCTTAACCAACATTCGTGATCGCCAGGCCATTGCTGCAAACACAGAACGAGAAATGCGCTCCAGAGGCGAATTAGTGAGCATGGCGTTGACCCCAGGCAATGATATTGATTTTGATTGGCTGTTGGTAAACGCTCAGGATTACAAGCCATTTAATTTAATATACCAACGTCGCGATATCGACGATCCAGCCATGTTCTGTTTTAACTCTCGAGAACAGCAACAACAGCGCCTGACCGATGGATTCCATGCCATATGCAATGGCAGTTTAAATGATAAATGGCCGAAAATGGCTAAGGGCGAGAGAGCCTTGGAAGCGATAGTAAATCAACATCAACCGTTGGATCCTGATGCCTTATTTGCAATCATGCAGGATCAATCTCAGGCACCGGATGAATTGCTGCCAGATACTGGCGTAGGTATAGAATGGGAGCGACGATTATCGAGTATTTTTATCCAATCTGAAGATTATGGGACTCGCTCTACGACCTTGTTGTTTACTCACAAGCGAGGCGGTGCGAGCCTTTACGAATTAACGTATGATCAATCTGGCCAAGCGGTTTCAAAACAAGAGTTTCAATTCGATTAAATCGATTTCAATTTACAAAAGGGCAATTATAAAATGAATAATGACGCTAAAGTTTGCATCGTTACCGGTGGTTCCTCAGGTATTGGCGCCGCCATTGTTGCCCGCTTTTGTGAAAATGGCTACCGGGTGTTCAACCTGGATATTCAAGTCAATGAAAACCAGACAACCGCACATTACATCCATTGTGATGTTAGTGACTTTGCCGCCGTAAAAGCCGCCATTGAAAGGATTATTCGCAAGACTGGAAACGTTGATGTTTTAATTTCTAACGCTGGCCGCCACCTGTCAGCGAATATTGAAAATACCGAAGAAGATGTATTCGATAAGTTAATAGATTTAAATGTAAAAGGCGCTTTTGCTGCTACTCAGGCGGTTCTGCCGGCAATGAAGCATCAAGGCGGCGCTATTATTTATATCGCCTCTGATCAGGCATTAATTGCTAAGCACAATTCTTTTGCTTATAACCTGAGTAAACACGCCCTTGCGTCGATGGCCAAAACAACCGCCCTGGATTATGCTCAATTCAACATACGTGCAAATGCCCTTTGTCCTGGCACGGTAGAAACGCCTCTCTATCATCATGCGATTGATGCCTATTGTCAGCGTTCAGGTGCAGATAAAAACGAGATTCATGCGGAGGAAGCGGCGTTACAACCTTTAGGACGCCTTGGTCAACCTGATGAAGTTGCCGACTTTGCGCTGTTTTTAGCGAGTGACAAAGCCAGCTTTATTACAGGCTCGCTGCAGGTTATCGATGGTGGCTACACCACCCAGTAAATTTAACCAGACCCGGAGCCTACGTTGTGAATGCAAAGATGAAAATTATTGACCCTCATCTGCACTTCTTCGATTTTGAGGGTGGGGAATATGGTTGGTTAAAATCTGACGACGCTCCACACTGGCCTAACAAACAACAATTGCGCCGCAGTTATCTTTTCCAGGATATTAAAGTGGGCAAATCTATTGAAGTGGCTGGCCTGGTGCATATTGAGGCGGGTTACGATAACAAAAACCCAGAAAAGGAGCTGGCCTTTCTCGACACCCAGCCATTAGCCAATTTTAAATCCATCGCCTGCGCCGATTTAACGAAACCAGACTTTGAAAAATCCCTTACTAAGCTGGAAAACTTTAAACATTTCATCGGGGTTCGTCACATCATCGATGACCAGGGTGCCAATCTTCTCTTCGATTCGACTTTCGAAAAAAACCTGGCATTGCTGGCAGAGCGCGAACTGATATTTGAAGCGCAACTGGATTGTTGCGATTCAGAGAGTGCAAAGCGGCTCGCGCAACTGGGCCACAAATATTCACAACTACAGATTTGCATAAACCATTGCGGAATTCTTCGTGATTACAGCAGTTGGCCAGCGATCCCCGAGTATGCGCATTGGCGTGCTTCGATGCACTACTTTTCCGATGAAGAGAATTTTGCCCTGAAAATTTCCGGGATGGAGATGCAAAATCCCAGGTGGAACTGGAATCATGCCAGATGGCTGGTTCACAAGCTCGGCAATTTATATAGCGAAGACAGATTGATGTTCGCCAGCAACTTCCCAATCAACCTGTTATCCATGCCTTACGATGCTCTGTGGCTAGGTTATCGAGATGAGCTAGGCTTAAGCGATGCGAGCTTCCAGGCTTTGTCCCATGATAATGCGAAACGGATTTACAGACTTTAGGTTGTTAACCTAAAGTCTTGAGAGAGGACGCTGTCGTAGAGGACTTCGTCGAGGGAGACTTCGTCGGTGAGGATTTCATCGTAAAGGACGTTGTCGAAAGTTTGAAATTCGTCATCAAGGCGGCGCTCCGAGCGAGGTAAGCTTCGCTGGTGGAAGGTGGAAGAAAGAGCAAAAAGCTTGGGGCATACCGTGATAATACACGGTATCTCTGGTATGAGACGACTATCTAAAGTTTTCCAAACTCGGACGTTTGCAATTGCTAATATTAGGAACAATTGAATGTTTACCTAAAAGATAAGTACCTATAAAGAATCGTTAATACAATTTCAAGCCAAGCAAAAATGTAAATCTCTCTTCCGCAATTTACATTGCGTCGGGGGGGATTACAGGTATCAATAAGTGTGAGTCGTACTGCTTTCCTGTATATATGGAATGAATGCCTTTATTCTCGTTATAAGCATGCGCAAGAGTTGGATGAGAAAAAATATCATGGCCCTGTATAACAAGGTTTAGCGTTTCTCCCTTTTTAAATAAGGTACTACTGGGAAGAATTTCTATTTCCACTGCAACAATTTCGTTTTCAGATAACGTTTGTGGGTTCTCATGGGTTAATATTGGTTGCCAAGGGGTAGATTTTTTTCGATCTAACTCTCGTTGCGACACTCGCAGCCACCCCAGAGCAACCGGCCCCTTGTTATAACCAGTTTTAGCATAAAACGGGACATCATCGCCATGTACGTCGGACTTTTTGACAGCAACAAAGATGTCCATGTCTGTCCCCTGGTCTGTCGACAACCAAAGTTTTAGCTTCATATTCCCCGATATTTCTGTGTCACGGTCAAAGACTATTGAAAAAATAGCACTTCCTGTCTGCGCTGGATAATCAACTTTTCCACTTTTTGTTATCGGCGAAGGTCGCAGAATTCGATTATCAGCATCTAAAAATAACCGTCGGTACTCTGTTCGAGGAATCGGCCAACTTTCCTCAAACCTGACATGGTACTGGGTTAATGAGTGCCTGACTTCTAATCTTACTGGTTTTTTGCTATTTAGCTTGTTTTCTTTTCCTTTTAAATAATGATCAAAAAATTGCTTTTGAAACGCCAGTGCTTCATCGCTGTAATAGGTTGACCACTTAGGTCGACCATGGGTAAACAACCACTTATCGATTGATGAAATGCGTTTAAATGCTTCAAATGAACCACGGCTGTGTAATCCATGATCTGACCAGCTAGCCGCAATCAATACAGGTATATTAATCATCGTCAGATCAAGCGCTGATGTATCTTGGATCAGTTTGAATAGCCAGGGTCTTTTATGAACGAATTTAAATAAAAATGGAGGAGGGCCGACGTTTGCACTCGCACCGGTATTTATCTTTTGTACCCAAAAATTGGTGAACGCAGTTTCTGGTATTCCTCCATGGTATAAGGTTTCACGATAGGGATCCGTCTGTCCTTCCCAGGGAATAATCGCCTTCAAATTTGGCGGCCGTGAAGTTGCTGCAAGCCACTGGGATATAGCTAAGTAGGACACTCCATTCAAACCTACGTTTCCATTGCTCCAGCTTTGCTGGCCAGCCCATCTTATCGCATCATAAAAATCAAGACTGTCTTTGTCACTTAAAATAGAAGGTTTACCCTCTGAACCAAAATATCCACGGCTATCTACGTACATAACAATGTAGTCATTGAGTACCCAAAACGCTGGATCCGGAGCTTCCCAAGCGGTCCACTTACTTACTTTAATCGGCCCGAGATCAAAGTCCGGTTTAGCATTGTGATCAAGCACCGAGGGGTAGTCTTCCGGCCCAAAATCTTTGCCATAAGCTGTAAAGCTCATTATTACTGGGAATTTTCCCTTCTTATTGGGACGGTAAATTTTGGCTGACAATCGAGTATTATCCCGAGTATATATGCCGACATCCCGCTCAATAATAACTTTGCCGAGCAAATCGTTTACAGGGTTTAACTCCACCGGATTCTGTTGGAGGTTCAGGCTTACCGTATTCAGTTTGCTAGCATTGTCAGAACTGCACGCTG is drawn from Thalassotalea sp. PS06 and contains these coding sequences:
- a CDS encoding NRDE family protein, with product MCILFIAINQHPDHPLIVCANRDEFYQRPTQAMHSWPTTNDWQLTAGKDLKAGGTWLGIARSDNKINHGIHFSALTNIRDRQAIAANTEREMRSRGELVSMALTPGNDIDFDWLLVNAQDYKPFNLIYQRRDIDDPAMFCFNSREQQQQRLTDGFHAICNGSLNDKWPKMAKGERALEAIVNQHQPLDPDALFAIMQDQSQAPDELLPDTGVGIEWERRLSSIFIQSEDYGTRSTTLLFTHKRGGASLYELTYDQSGQAVSKQEFQFD
- a CDS encoding SDR family NAD(P)-dependent oxidoreductase, whose product is MNNDAKVCIVTGGSSGIGAAIVARFCENGYRVFNLDIQVNENQTTAHYIHCDVSDFAAVKAAIERIIRKTGNVDVLISNAGRHLSANIENTEEDVFDKLIDLNVKGAFAATQAVLPAMKHQGGAIIYIASDQALIAKHNSFAYNLSKHALASMAKTTALDYAQFNIRANALCPGTVETPLYHHAIDAYCQRSGADKNEIHAEEAALQPLGRLGQPDEVADFALFLASDKASFITGSLQVIDGGYTTQ
- a CDS encoding amidohydrolase family protein translates to MKIIDPHLHFFDFEGGEYGWLKSDDAPHWPNKQQLRRSYLFQDIKVGKSIEVAGLVHIEAGYDNKNPEKELAFLDTQPLANFKSIACADLTKPDFEKSLTKLENFKHFIGVRHIIDDQGANLLFDSTFEKNLALLAERELIFEAQLDCCDSESAKRLAQLGHKYSQLQICINHCGILRDYSSWPAIPEYAHWRASMHYFSDEENFALKISGMEMQNPRWNWNHARWLVHKLGNLYSEDRLMFASNFPINLLSMPYDALWLGYRDELGLSDASFQALSHDNAKRIYRL
- a CDS encoding CocE/NonD family hydrolase, translated to MLITEKLGEKRMVKILSSLNLCLQLIILVLVTLISACSSDNASKLNTVSLNLQQNPVELNPVNDLLGKVIIERDVGIYTRDNTRLSAKIYRPNKKGKFPVIMSFTAYGKDFGPEDYPSVLDHNAKPDFDLGPIKVSKWTAWEAPDPAFWVLNDYIVMYVDSRGYFGSEGKPSILSDKDSLDFYDAIRWAGQQSWSNGNVGLNGVSYLAISQWLAATSRPPNLKAIIPWEGQTDPYRETLYHGGIPETAFTNFWVQKINTGASANVGPPPFLFKFVHKRPWLFKLIQDTSALDLTMINIPVLIAASWSDHGLHSRGSFEAFKRISSIDKWLFTHGRPKWSTYYSDEALAFQKQFFDHYLKGKENKLNSKKPVRLEVRHSLTQYHVRFEESWPIPRTEYRRLFLDADNRILRPSPITKSGKVDYPAQTGSAIFSIVFDRDTEISGNMKLKLWLSTDQGTDMDIFVAVKKSDVHGDDVPFYAKTGYNKGPVALGWLRVSQRELDRKKSTPWQPILTHENPQTLSENEIVAVEIEILPSSTLFKKGETLNLVIQGHDIFSHPTLAHAYNENKGIHSIYTGKQYDSHLLIPVIPPDAM